Proteins encoded within one genomic window of Variovorax sp. OAS795:
- a CDS encoding NAD-dependent succinate-semialdehyde dehydrogenase, giving the protein MTATYTDTRLLIDNEWVDATGGKTLDVVNPATGKAIGKVAHASIADLDRALAAAQRGFEKWRNTPANERAAVMRRAAGLIRERAPEIARLLTQEQGKPLAEAKGETLAAADIIEWFADEGRRVYGRIVPSRNLAAQQLVIKEPLGPVAAFTPWNFPINQIVRKLGAALATGCSFLVKAPEETPASPAALLQAFVDAGIPPGTVGLVFGNPAEISNYLISHPIIRKVTFTGSTPVGKQLAALAGSHMKRVTMELGGHAPVIVAEDADVALAVKAAGAAKFRNAGQVCISPTRFLVHNSLREEFARTLVKYTEGLKLGDGLAEGTTLGPLANARRLTAMAHVLDDARKKGATVAAGGERVGDSGNFFAPTVLTDVPLDADVFNNEPFGPIAAIRGFDTLEEAIAEANRLPFGLAGYAFTKSIKNAHLLSQRLELGMLWINQPAAPSPEMPFGGVKDSGYGSEGGPEALEAYLNTKAVSIMSI; this is encoded by the coding sequence ATGACCGCCACCTACACCGACACCCGCCTGCTGATCGACAACGAATGGGTCGACGCCACCGGCGGCAAGACGCTGGACGTCGTGAACCCCGCCACCGGCAAGGCCATCGGCAAGGTGGCGCATGCCAGCATCGCCGACCTCGACCGTGCCCTGGCCGCCGCCCAGCGCGGCTTCGAGAAGTGGCGCAACACGCCCGCCAACGAGCGCGCCGCCGTGATGCGCCGCGCCGCCGGCCTGATCCGCGAACGCGCGCCTGAAATCGCCAGGCTGCTGACGCAGGAACAGGGCAAGCCGCTGGCCGAAGCCAAGGGCGAGACGCTGGCCGCCGCCGACATCATCGAATGGTTCGCCGACGAAGGCCGCCGCGTCTACGGCCGCATCGTGCCCTCGCGCAACCTGGCCGCGCAGCAGCTGGTGATCAAGGAGCCGCTCGGCCCTGTCGCCGCGTTCACGCCATGGAACTTCCCGATCAACCAGATCGTGCGCAAGCTCGGCGCGGCGCTGGCCACCGGCTGCTCGTTCCTGGTGAAGGCGCCCGAGGAAACCCCGGCGTCGCCGGCCGCGCTGCTGCAGGCTTTCGTCGATGCGGGCATTCCCCCCGGCACCGTGGGCCTGGTGTTCGGCAACCCTGCCGAGATCTCTAACTACCTGATCTCGCACCCGATCATCCGCAAGGTGACCTTCACGGGTTCGACGCCGGTCGGCAAGCAGCTGGCGGCGCTGGCCGGCTCGCACATGAAGCGCGTCACCATGGAGCTGGGCGGGCACGCACCGGTCATCGTGGCCGAAGACGCCGACGTGGCGCTGGCCGTCAAGGCCGCGGGCGCCGCCAAGTTCCGCAACGCGGGGCAGGTCTGCATCTCGCCCACCCGCTTCCTGGTGCACAACAGCCTGCGCGAGGAATTCGCCCGCACGCTGGTCAAGTACACCGAAGGCCTGAAGCTCGGCGACGGCCTCGCCGAAGGCACGACGCTCGGCCCGCTCGCCAACGCGCGCCGCCTCACGGCCATGGCCCATGTGCTGGACGACGCGCGCAAGAAGGGCGCGACCGTGGCCGCGGGCGGTGAACGCGTCGGCGATTCGGGCAACTTCTTCGCGCCCACGGTGCTGACGGACGTGCCGCTCGATGCCGATGTGTTCAACAACGAACCCTTCGGCCCGATCGCGGCGATCCGCGGCTTCGACACACTCGAGGAAGCCATTGCAGAAGCCAACCGCCTGCCCTTCGGCCTGGCCGGCTACGCATTCACCAAGTCGATCAAGAACGCGCACCTGTTGAGCCAGCGGCTCGAACTCGGCATGCTGTGGATCAACCAGCCCGCCGCCCCCTCGCCGGAAATGCCGTTCGGCGGCGTGAAGGATTCGGGCTACGGTTCCGAGGGCGGCCCGGAAGCGCTCGAGGCTTACCTGAACACCAAGGCTGTGTCGATCATGAGCATCTGA
- a CDS encoding urate hydroxylase PuuD: MESYYLDWANLLLRWVHVITAIAWIGASFYFVMLDNSLEKPQDAESLDKGVGGEQWAVHGGGFYNMQKYALAPRKLPDHLHWSYWESYSTWLTGFALFTMSYLWNASTYLIDKSKMDWQPGAAIGVALAFFVVFWMVYDGICQVFGRRKNGDTIVGVLIAVFIVFATWLACQWFAGRAAFLLVGAMMATTMSGNVFFWIIPGQRKNVQALREGRPVDPVHGQRGKQRSVHNTYFTLPVLFAMLSNHYSFTYTHKYNWIVLLLIMLGGAAIRQFFVVRHRFKLGNAGHPLPYALIGIVVLGLTIVWMKPEPVAAPAASQAAPAVAYKDVQKVLEQRCFMCHGATVQMKNVRVDTPDQVAAHAQAIYQQVVVTRIMPMNNATGITEEERALVGRWFQAGAKTN, from the coding sequence ATGGAAAGCTATTACCTCGACTGGGCCAACCTGCTGCTGCGCTGGGTCCACGTCATCACCGCCATCGCCTGGATCGGCGCCTCCTTCTACTTCGTGATGCTGGACAACAGCCTGGAGAAGCCGCAGGACGCCGAATCGCTCGACAAGGGCGTGGGCGGCGAGCAATGGGCCGTGCACGGCGGCGGCTTCTACAACATGCAGAAGTACGCGCTGGCGCCCAGGAAGCTGCCGGACCACCTCCACTGGTCGTACTGGGAAAGCTACAGCACCTGGCTCACGGGCTTTGCGCTCTTTACCATGTCGTACCTGTGGAACGCCAGCACCTACCTGATCGACAAGTCGAAGATGGACTGGCAGCCGGGCGCGGCCATCGGCGTGGCGCTGGCCTTCTTCGTCGTGTTCTGGATGGTGTACGACGGCATCTGCCAGGTCTTCGGCCGGCGCAAGAACGGCGACACCATCGTCGGCGTGCTGATCGCCGTCTTCATCGTGTTCGCGACCTGGCTGGCCTGCCAGTGGTTCGCGGGCCGCGCGGCCTTCCTCCTGGTGGGCGCCATGATGGCGACCACGATGAGCGGCAACGTGTTCTTCTGGATCATTCCGGGGCAGCGCAAGAACGTGCAGGCGCTGCGCGAAGGGCGGCCGGTCGACCCGGTGCACGGGCAGCGCGGCAAGCAGCGCAGCGTGCACAACACCTACTTCACGCTGCCGGTGCTGTTCGCGATGCTGAGCAACCACTACAGCTTCACCTACACGCACAAGTACAACTGGATCGTGCTGCTGCTCATCATGCTGGGCGGCGCGGCCATTCGCCAGTTCTTCGTGGTGCGGCACCGCTTCAAGCTCGGCAATGCGGGCCATCCGCTGCCCTATGCGCTGATCGGCATCGTGGTGCTGGGGCTCACCATCGTCTGGATGAAACCCGAGCCGGTGGCCGCGCCGGCCGCATCGCAAGCTGCACCGGCCGTTGCCTACAAGGACGTCCAGAAAGTGCTGGAGCAGCGCTGCTTCATGTGCCACGGCGCGACCGTGCAGATGAAGAACGTGCGCGTCGATACGCCCGACCAGGTGGCGGCGCATGCGCAGGCCATCTACCAGCAGGTGGTGGTGACCAGGATCATGCCGATGAACAATGCCACGGGCATCACCGAGGAAGAACGCGCATTGGTCGGCCGCTGGTTCCAGGCCGGCGCCAAGACGAATTAG
- a CDS encoding glycerate kinase, with protein MSASTPSFGPAPDPREAPRAFLEHLYRVAVDRALPLSTLGAHLPPPPKGRTLVLGAGKAGGSMVQALEALWPADAPLSGLVVTRYGHIPPRPEGVPQRIELVEAAHPVPDAAGQQAAERILALTQGLTADDLVLCLISGGGSSLLVLPAEGLTLSDKQRINKQLLDSGAGIGEMNCVRKHLSRIKGGRLAAACAPARVVTLTISDVPGDDPAVIASGPTVPDATTCADALAILDRYGIEVPAPVRAQLESGALETPKPGDAVFQGHEVHMIATPQQSLEAAARAAREAGIEAHILSDEIEGESREVGKVHAALARAVAHRGQPFARPCVILSGGETTVTIRPRQPGQAKGRGGRAGEFCMGLAGALMGQPQVWALAADTDGIDGVEDNAGAFVTPDTPARATAAGTKLPDHLDRNDAYGYFEAIGDLFVTGPTNTNVNDFRALLIL; from the coding sequence ATGAGCGCATCGACCCCTTCCTTCGGCCCCGCCCCCGATCCGCGCGAGGCACCGCGCGCCTTCCTCGAGCACCTCTACCGCGTGGCGGTGGACCGCGCGCTGCCGTTGTCCACGCTCGGCGCGCATCTGCCGCCGCCGCCCAAGGGCCGCACGCTGGTACTCGGTGCCGGCAAGGCCGGCGGTTCGATGGTGCAGGCGCTCGAAGCCCTGTGGCCGGCCGACGCGCCGCTCTCGGGCCTTGTCGTCACGCGCTACGGCCACATCCCTCCGCGCCCCGAAGGCGTGCCGCAGCGCATCGAACTCGTCGAGGCCGCGCATCCGGTACCCGATGCGGCGGGCCAGCAGGCGGCTGAGCGCATCCTCGCGCTCACCCAGGGGCTCACGGCCGACGACCTCGTGCTGTGCCTGATCTCGGGCGGCGGCTCGTCGCTGCTCGTGTTGCCGGCCGAAGGCCTCACGCTGTCCGACAAGCAGCGCATCAACAAGCAGCTGCTCGACAGCGGCGCCGGCATCGGCGAGATGAACTGCGTGCGCAAGCACCTGTCGCGCATCAAGGGCGGCCGCCTCGCCGCGGCCTGCGCGCCGGCGCGCGTGGTGACGCTCACCATCAGCGACGTGCCGGGCGATGACCCCGCCGTCATCGCGAGCGGCCCCACTGTGCCCGACGCCACCACCTGCGCCGATGCGCTCGCGATCCTCGACCGCTATGGCATCGAGGTGCCGGCGCCGGTGCGCGCCCAGCTCGAAAGCGGGGCGCTCGAAACGCCCAAGCCCGGCGACGCGGTCTTCCAGGGCCACGAAGTGCACATGATCGCGACACCGCAGCAATCGCTCGAAGCGGCAGCCAGGGCGGCGCGCGAGGCCGGCATCGAGGCGCACATCCTCAGCGACGAGATCGAAGGCGAGTCGCGCGAGGTAGGCAAGGTGCATGCGGCATTGGCGCGCGCCGTCGCGCACCGTGGCCAGCCGTTCGCGCGGCCCTGCGTCATCCTTTCGGGCGGCGAAACCACCGTCACGATCCGGCCGCGCCAACCCGGCCAGGCCAAGGGCCGCGGCGGCCGCGCCGGCGAGTTCTGCATGGGCCTGGCGGGCGCACTGATGGGCCAGCCCCAGGTGTGGGCGCTGGCCGCCGACACCGACGGTATCGACGGCGTGGAGGACAACGCCGGCGCGTTCGTCACGCCCGACACGCCGGCGCGCGCCACGGCCGCGGGCACGAAGCTGCCGGACCACCTCGACCGCAACGATGCCTACGGCTACTTCGAGGCCATCGGCGACCTGTTCGTGACCGGGCCCACGAACACCAACGTGAACGACTTCCGCGCGCTCCTGATCCTGTAG